From Carya illinoinensis cultivar Pawnee chromosome 5, C.illinoinensisPawnee_v1, whole genome shotgun sequence, one genomic window encodes:
- the LOC122309105 gene encoding uncharacterized protein LOC122309105 codes for MMMTNQLENLVESIKSKVRGLKKSKKKPYLKMDKSSSVRVEIRSRKARKLIDKTLKVADHPGKRSIS; via the coding sequence ATGATGATGACGAACCAGTTGGAGAACCTGGTGGAGTCGATAAAGTCGAAGGTGCGGGGGCTGAAGAAATCTAAAAAGAAGCCGTACTTGAAGATGGACAAGAGTTCCAGCGTCAGGGTCGAGATCCGCAGCAGGAAGGCCCGCAAGCTCATCGACAAGACCCTCAAGGTCGCCGACCACCCCGGCAAGCGTAGTATTtcctga
- the LOC122311994 gene encoding ribosomal RNA small subunit methyltransferase E yields MGGVEAISCSSFKPVLQSRSWIPLQMQTLATLRPRSAGPLNRSLLKALSLRALSSSSSDYASQSLGGLPRFFSEVLPPSKGGIVHIQGDEFWHMSKVLRLSTNDRVELFNGKGGLIGGCIQRIDRCGLDFVALEDPKLVPPPGAYWHVFAAFGTLKGGRADWLVEKCTELGASSVTPLLTERSSSISENRVDRLQRVVLAATKQCQRLHEMILNPPMKINGLLPLIAQSKVCFVAVAEATPVVSTLTLSGKECSGLIIVGPEGDFTKKEVEIMLEAGATAVGLGPLRLRVETATMALLSTLMLWSDSQQTSISTEPFCR; encoded by the exons ATGGGAGGCGTTGAGGCGATATCGTGCTCTTCATTCAAACCAGTTCTGCAGTCTAGGAGTTGGATTCCGTTGCAAATGCAAACCCTAGCAACACTACGGCCTCGTTCTGCTGGGCCCTTGAACCGTTCGTTGCTCAAGGCCTTGAGCCTCCGAGCACTCTCGTCTTCTTCCTCAGATTACGCCAGCCAGTCTCTTGGTGGCCTCCCTCGCTTCTTCTCCGAAGTGCTTCCTCCTTCCAAG GGTGGCATTGTTCATATACAAGGTGACGAGTTCTGGCACATGTCTAAAGTTTTGAGGTTGAGCACAAATGACAG GGTAGAGCTTTTCAACGGGAAGGGAGGCTTGATAGGAGGGTGTATACAGAGGATTGACCGTTGTGGATTGGATTTTGTGGCTTTGGAAGATCCAAAGTTAGTTCCTCCCCCGGGAGCATATTGGCATGTGTTTGCAGCTTTTG GTACTCTAAAGGGTGGTCGAGCTGACTGGCTTGTTGAGAAATGCACT GAGCTGGGGGCTAGTAGTGTCACCCCTCTGTTGACGGAACgttcttcttcaatttcagaGAATAGAGTGGACAGATTGCAACGTGTCGTTTTAGCAGCAACTAAGCAAT GTCAACGGCTGCATGAAATGATTCTGAACCCTccaatgaaaatcaatggtcTTCTGCCGCTT ATTGCTCAGTCGAAGGTTTGCTTTGTTGCCGTAGCAGAGGCTACTCCTGTTGTTAGTACATTGACTTTATCAGGAAAAGAGTGTAGTGGGCTGATTATAGTTGGACCAGAAGGGG ACTTCACCAAGAAAGAGGTGGAGATTATGTTGGAAGCAGGTGCTACAGCTGTTGGCCTTGGGCCACTTCGCTTACGAGTTGAAACTGCAACAATGGCACTTTTATCAACTTTAATGTTGTGGTCTGACTCTCAGCAAACATCTATTTCCACGGAACCCTTTTGCAGATAG